A window from Cryobacterium sp. PAMC25264 encodes these proteins:
- a CDS encoding YggS family pyridoxal phosphate-dependent enzyme has product MTDPALVERLAGVRDGIADAARRAGRPVEEITTVVVTKFQPVSLVRELVQLGVRDFGESRHQEAQAKAADLGGSDIRWHFVGQLQGKKARQVRAYSSVIHSVDRESLVTALGAPVGAAEGANADNGVKVDCFVQVNLTDDPARGGVSIANLAQLVERVLESDGLTLLGLMAVAPLGAEPRRSFAMVSELGAQMRQIAPDARYLSMGMSQDYAAAIAEGATHLRIGTAITGNRPAPVNLKTS; this is encoded by the coding sequence ATGACGGACCCCGCGCTGGTCGAGCGGTTGGCCGGAGTGCGCGACGGCATAGCCGACGCCGCCCGCCGTGCCGGCCGTCCGGTCGAGGAGATCACGACAGTCGTGGTGACCAAATTCCAGCCGGTGAGCCTCGTTCGCGAGCTCGTCCAGCTCGGGGTGCGGGACTTCGGCGAGAGCCGCCACCAGGAGGCCCAGGCCAAGGCCGCCGACCTGGGCGGGTCGGACATCCGGTGGCACTTCGTCGGACAGCTGCAGGGCAAGAAAGCCCGCCAGGTGCGGGCATACTCGTCGGTTATCCACTCGGTCGACCGGGAGTCCCTGGTGACCGCGCTGGGTGCCCCCGTTGGCGCTGCAGAGGGTGCGAACGCTGACAATGGCGTGAAGGTCGACTGCTTCGTGCAGGTCAACCTGACCGACGATCCCGCCAGGGGCGGGGTCTCGATCGCCAACCTTGCACAGCTGGTCGAGCGGGTGCTCGAATCCGACGGACTCACCCTGCTCGGCCTGATGGCCGTGGCACCGCTCGGCGCCGAACCGAGGCGCTCCTTTGCCATGGTCAGCGAGCTGGGGGCGCAGATGCGCCAGATCGCCCCCGACGCCCGATACCTGTCGATGGGCATGTCCCAGGACTACGCAGCCGCCATCGCCGAGGGCGCGACACACCTGCGAATTGGCACCGCAATCACCGGGAATCGCCCGGCACCGGTTAATCTGAAAACGTCGTAA
- a CDS encoding cell division protein SepF, which produces MSNPLKKTMVYLGLADEELEYEEPAKAPVSTLPTQSAHAAPTHASTANASHSSGRAPVTPLHKTSTPKNVVVSEMNEILTVHPRQYRDAQVIAESFREGIPVIINLSQMSDADARRLIDFASGLSQGLYGKIERVTAKVFLLSPSHVVISGDNAAEEGDTDSSFFAQS; this is translated from the coding sequence ATGTCCAACCCGCTCAAGAAAACCATGGTCTACCTGGGTCTGGCAGACGAAGAGCTGGAATATGAGGAACCCGCTAAGGCTCCCGTCTCCACGCTCCCCACCCAGTCCGCGCACGCGGCGCCGACCCACGCCAGCACGGCGAATGCCTCGCACTCGTCCGGCCGCGCACCGGTCACGCCCCTGCACAAGACCTCCACCCCCAAGAATGTTGTCGTGTCTGAAATGAACGAGATCCTCACCGTCCACCCGCGTCAGTACCGCGACGCGCAGGTGATCGCCGAGTCCTTCCGTGAGGGCATCCCGGTCATCATCAACCTCTCCCAGATGAGCGATGCGGATGCGCGCCGTCTGATCGACTTCGCCAGCGGTTTGTCCCAGGGGCTGTACGGCAAGATCGAGCGTGTCACCGCCAAGGTCTTCCTGCTGTCGCCGTCGCACGTGGTCATCTCCGGTGACAACGCCGCAGAGGAGGGGGACACCGATTCCTCCTTCTTCGCCCAGTCCTAA
- a CDS encoding YggT family protein has protein sequence MSVVSLIGALLYYVLLLYFFVMWGRFIVDLVRGVNRSWRPHGVVLVLIEFVYTVTDPPVNFFRRLFPPLRVGPIAFDFGWSLTMLCVIIGMWITAILF, from the coding sequence GTGTCTGTAGTCTCCCTGATCGGGGCGCTGCTCTATTACGTGCTCCTGCTCTACTTCTTCGTGATGTGGGGCCGGTTCATCGTCGACCTGGTTCGCGGTGTCAACCGGTCCTGGCGCCCGCACGGCGTGGTGCTCGTACTCATCGAGTTCGTGTACACCGTGACGGATCCGCCGGTTAATTTCTTCCGCCGTCTTTTCCCGCCGCTGCGCGTAGGCCCGATTGCCTTCGACTTCGGGTGGAGCCTGACGATGCTCTGCGTGATCATCGGCATGTGGATTACGGCGATTCTGTTCTGA
- a CDS encoding DivIVA domain-containing protein — MALTPEDVVNKRFQSTKFREGYDQDEVDDFLDEVVVELRRLTQENEDLKARLSGGETAAPVSAAPVSAAPAKAAEPVNTPEPVAEPVAAVVPAPVAAAPAPAAEVDETAGTTNLLQLARRLHEEHVKEGAEKRDALIAEGHATAARVIAESEAKQRAQINILDKERSVLENKIEELRTFEREYRQKLKSYIEGQLRDLDSASPVGAGAGKDSGNSPKASFQGFGA; from the coding sequence ATGGCGCTAACTCCGGAAGATGTAGTCAACAAGCGGTTCCAGTCGACCAAGTTCCGTGAGGGATATGACCAGGACGAGGTTGACGACTTCCTCGACGAGGTCGTTGTCGAGCTGCGTCGTCTGACCCAGGAGAACGAGGACCTCAAGGCCCGTCTCTCCGGCGGCGAGACGGCTGCCCCCGTCAGCGCAGCCCCTGTCAGCGCAGCGCCGGCCAAGGCCGCCGAGCCCGTGAACACCCCGGAGCCCGTCGCAGAGCCGGTCGCCGCAGTGGTTCCCGCGCCCGTCGCCGCGGCCCCGGCGCCCGCAGCCGAGGTCGACGAGACCGCCGGCACGACCAACCTGCTGCAGCTGGCCCGCCGCCTGCACGAGGAGCACGTCAAGGAAGGCGCCGAGAAGCGCGACGCCCTGATCGCGGAGGGTCACGCCACGGCGGCCCGCGTCATCGCGGAGTCCGAAGCCAAGCAGCGCGCGCAGATCAACATCCTCGACAAGGAGCGTTCGGTCCTCGAGAACAAGATCGAGGAACTGCGCACCTTCGAGCGCGAGTACCGCCAGAAGCTGAAGAGCTACATCGAGGGTCAGCTTCGCGACCTCGACTCCGCCTCGCCTGTCGGCGCCGGTGCGGGCAAGGACTCGGGCAACTCGCCGAAGGCGAGCTTCCAGGGCTTTGGCGCGTAA
- the lspA gene encoding signal peptidase II: MARNTPTKVSHRALLVLALVALGGYAFDQISKALVVSSMTEGETARVLGDVLQLHFIRNPGAAFSFATGLTWVFSLIAAGVVVFIVWFARRIRSLRWATVFGLLLGGVLGNLTDRLFREPSFGLGHVVDFISTPWMMPAIYNIADSCIVVSMVIFMLLTIRGIGLDGRRTTSADAAASAADESPATPAPLVTPN; encoded by the coding sequence TTGGCGCGTAACACTCCCACGAAGGTCAGTCACCGCGCCCTTCTCGTCCTGGCCCTCGTGGCCCTGGGCGGGTATGCGTTCGATCAGATCAGTAAAGCCCTCGTCGTCTCATCGATGACCGAGGGCGAGACCGCCCGGGTTCTGGGTGATGTGCTTCAACTGCACTTCATCCGGAACCCCGGTGCGGCCTTCTCCTTCGCCACCGGCCTCACTTGGGTGTTCTCACTCATTGCGGCCGGTGTCGTTGTGTTCATCGTGTGGTTCGCCCGCCGCATCCGCTCGCTTCGGTGGGCCACGGTTTTCGGTCTCCTGCTCGGGGGCGTGCTCGGCAATCTCACCGACCGCCTGTTCCGTGAGCCGAGTTTCGGCCTCGGCCATGTGGTCGACTTCATCTCCACCCCCTGGATGATGCCGGCGATCTACAACATCGCCGACTCCTGCATCGTCGTGAGCATGGTGATCTTCATGCTGCTGACGATTCGTGGCATCGGCCTTGACGGCCGCCGCACCACCTCGGCGGATGCAGCAGCATCAGCCGCCGACGAGTCGCCGGCAACCCCGGCCCCCCTCGTCACCCCCAACTGA
- a CDS encoding RluA family pseudouridine synthase produces MENRALPLPDGLDGVRVDAGIAKLFGFSRSFAAEIAESDGVTLDGVVVGKSDKLRAGAWLDVSWAPKQDLVIVPIAVPDLTIVHDDDDIVVINKPSGVAAHPSVGWTGPTVLGALAAAGYRIATSGASERAGIVHRLDVGTSGLMVVAKSEAAYTHLKRAFHDREVDKIYHAVVQGHPDPSSGTIDAPIGRHPRSDWKFAVIAGGKDSVTHYETLEAFPSASLLEVHLETGRTHQIRVHMAAQRHPCVGDAMYGADAKISARLGLTRQWLVAKQLSFEHPSSREWVTFDAEYPDDLADALRILRGD; encoded by the coding sequence ATGGAAAACCGAGCCCTTCCCCTCCCAGACGGCCTGGACGGTGTGCGCGTCGACGCGGGCATCGCCAAGCTCTTCGGTTTCTCCCGGAGCTTTGCGGCCGAGATCGCCGAGTCCGACGGAGTCACCCTCGACGGAGTCGTGGTCGGCAAGTCCGACAAGCTACGCGCCGGGGCGTGGCTGGATGTGAGCTGGGCACCCAAGCAGGACCTGGTGATCGTTCCCATCGCCGTGCCGGATCTCACGATCGTGCATGACGACGACGACATCGTCGTGATCAACAAGCCCTCCGGCGTCGCCGCACACCCCAGCGTGGGCTGGACCGGCCCCACGGTGCTTGGCGCCCTCGCCGCCGCCGGGTACCGGATCGCCACGTCCGGCGCGTCAGAACGGGCCGGCATCGTGCACCGCCTCGACGTCGGTACGAGCGGCCTGATGGTCGTGGCCAAGTCCGAGGCCGCCTATACGCACCTCAAGCGAGCCTTCCACGACCGCGAGGTCGACAAGATCTACCATGCCGTCGTGCAGGGCCACCCCGATCCGTCCAGCGGCACCATCGACGCTCCCATCGGGCGCCACCCGCGCTCGGACTGGAAGTTTGCCGTGATCGCCGGCGGCAAGGACTCCGTCACGCACTACGAGACCCTCGAGGCCTTCCCGTCAGCGTCGCTGCTCGAGGTGCACCTGGAAACCGGGCGCACCCACCAGATCCGCGTGCACATGGCCGCCCAGCGGCATCCGTGTGTCGGTGACGCCATGTACGGCGCCGACGCGAAGATCTCGGCCAGACTCGGCCTCACCCGACAGTGGCTCGTGGCCAAACAACTCTCCTTCGAGCACCCGTCCAGCCGCGAATGGGTCACCTTCGATGCGGAGTACCCGGACGACCTGGCCGACGCCCTGCGTATCCTGCGCGGCGATTAG